The Lactuca sativa cultivar Salinas chromosome 2, Lsat_Salinas_v11, whole genome shotgun sequence genome includes a window with the following:
- the LOC111893876 gene encoding F-box protein PP2-B11 produces MEFHMLGANDLSIEWQDDTRYWEWGHIPESRFPEVCTLREVWWLEIHGKLAAVNLSQNNTYVAYLVFRTTENCSGLDAPAKSSVSFRGVKRETENVYLQTPGRVRQDYVIPLRRNDGWMEIKLGEFEYKEGDDGEVEMVFKEVTLNKRKSGLIVEGIEIRPK; encoded by the exons ATG GAGTTTCATATGTTGGGGGCCAACGACCTGTCCATTGAATGGCAAGATGACACACGATACTGGGAATGGGGACATATACCGGAATCAAg GTTCCCGGAGGTGTGCACACTTAGAGAAGTTTGGTGGCTTGAGATCCACGGAAAATTAGCAGCTGTGAATCTGTCACAAAACAATACATATGTCGCCTATCTTGTCTTTCGAACTACTGAGAATTGCTCTGGACTTGATGCGCCAGCAAAATCAAGTGTAAGTTTTCGTGGGGTAAAAAGGGAGACTGAAAATGTTTATCTTCAAACACCAGGGCGTGTGCGGCAGGACTATGTGATTCCTCTTAGGAGAAACGATGGGTGGATGGAGATTAAGTTGGGAGAATTCGAGTACAAGGAAGGAGATGATGGTGAAGTTGAGATGGTGTTTAAGGAGGTTACGCTGAACAAGCGGAAGAGTGGTCTTATCGTGGAGGGAATCGAGATTCGGCCTAAATAA
- the LOC111893890 gene encoding uncharacterized mitochondrial protein AtMg00810-like — translation MDDLILTGSDTAVIRSFISKLHTEFKIKDLGHLNYFLGLDAKCLSSGLFLSQSKYAHAIVSRAGLLESKPVATPLSPSVSFVASGTPYQDPTHYRSLVGALQYLTITRPDISYAVNQVSQFLQAPTIDHY, via the coding sequence ATGGACGACCTTATCCTAACAGGCTCCGACACAGCTGTTATTCGCTCTTTTATCTCCAAGCTTCACACCGAATTCAAGATCAAGGACCTTGGTCACCTCAACTACTTTCTCGGTTTGGATGCCAAGTGTCTTTCGTCCGGGTTGTTTCTTAGTCAGTCCAAGTATGCTCATGCTATTGTTTCCCGTGCTGGCCTACTTGAGTCGAAGCCCGTGGCGACCCCACTATCCCCGAGTGTCTCTTTTGTTGCATCTGGTACACCTTATCAAGATCCGACCCATTATCGTTCTCTTGTTGGGGCTTTGCAATATTTGACCATTACCCGTCCTGATATTTCTTATGCCGTGAATCAAGTTAGCCAGTTTCTTCAGGCTCCTACTATTGATCACTATTAG